From a single Nostoc sp. MS1 genomic region:
- a CDS encoding CHAT domain-containing protein has product MDKLSRKIISLFLLSLIGLLSTLIIPVLTSSKAIGIQTQLAQPANQEINCSNTTKLTPEEFSIRGRYNYQFSHFEDAINCWKNAVKAYRQINNEEEVINNQINQALAEQAMGLYPRACNTLLQIYKIEDCISQIQDEDKRQKFREKFNKSESIIELSTSPGKAAGLRILSNVFRGLGEIDLSYKILLALANNKEKIPQQSKEIWLDLGNALRTLSNREQDFYSRNQQLQNFNCAFRYANVADSIYRQVSSIQDTSSNADLAKIQAQLNQLGIVLDLISWSEQLTKETQAKENIFQKFTKLYSSSSGNPRCEELQFDQDLSKLLANISTETKQDNLYAIVQQLTQENCQFISQQTDSLQRQIEQLPFTHSTLLIKLNFAKSLIRIQDINKDVPDVKTEQFLKNTIQQAKNIGDLRSESYAYGYLGELYEIYAKGKGELYEKSQIWNLAKENTEKALLIAQSLSIPSAPSDIEYLWEWQLGRIYKSQLPPRIQTQNKQMKTESLQNLDNANQFYQKAYLTLQSLRRELVAGNPDAQFSFQNDIESIYRDYVNLLLWDSNPEQENLLKAREVISSLQAVELENFLRAACPEFNLEEIDAIVDQQPVKTAFLYPILLDDRIEVILKLPDASNSLKNKSSSKNIPSTLRHYSNSIDQATVKQQIKDLNLHTEPNEYTFNALIRKLQIDLEEEYTFEDLKKEANLVYKWLLQKAEKDIKEEQIDTLVFALDTNLRNIPLAALVVDYNEKERITKYLIDEYALALAPRLEIPKTKSLQGKGLRILAAGLKEPDINRRKYPELNYVQQEIKAIETIPNSGFSVSQLIDSDFKINNLKSQINTFDFNVIHLATHGEFSSSPEKTFLLAYDDLININQIGNIFRRQAQRQPEPVELLVLSACETATGDKRATLGISGVGVRSGARSALASLWTLDDEVSADFTKIFYKQLVDSTTITKAQALKQAQKQLKDLPGREHPRYWASYILLGNWL; this is encoded by the coding sequence ATGGACAAGCTATCCCGAAAAATAATTTCTCTATTCCTATTAAGTCTTATAGGCTTACTTTCAACATTGATAATTCCTGTATTAACATCTTCAAAAGCCATAGGTATTCAGACGCAATTAGCGCAACCAGCAAATCAGGAAATCAATTGTTCAAACACGACAAAGCTGACACCAGAAGAATTCAGCATACGAGGGAGATATAACTATCAATTTTCTCATTTTGAAGATGCAATAAATTGCTGGAAAAATGCTGTTAAAGCCTATCGTCAAATTAATAATGAAGAAGAAGTTATTAATAACCAGATCAACCAAGCCCTAGCTGAACAAGCAATGGGATTATACCCGCGAGCTTGTAATACTTTATTACAAATTTATAAGATAGAAGATTGTATTTCACAAATACAAGATGAAGACAAACGCCAAAAATTTAGAGAGAAATTTAACAAATCAGAATCCATAATAGAACTGTCAACCTCTCCTGGTAAAGCTGCTGGGCTGCGTATATTGAGTAATGTTTTTAGAGGACTTGGTGAGATAGATTTATCATATAAAATCTTATTAGCTTTAGCTAACAATAAAGAAAAAATACCACAACAATCAAAAGAGATATGGCTAGATTTAGGTAATGCTTTACGCACTTTGAGTAACAGAGAACAGGATTTTTATAGCCGTAATCAACAATTGCAAAATTTCAATTGTGCGTTTAGATATGCCAATGTTGCAGATAGTATCTATCGACAAGTTTCTAGTATCCAAGACACATCATCAAATGCTGATTTAGCAAAAATACAAGCACAACTTAATCAGTTAGGCATTGTGTTAGATTTGATTAGTTGGAGTGAGCAACTTACTAAAGAAACTCAAGCAAAAGAAAATATATTTCAAAAATTTACTAAGTTATATAGTAGCTCCTCTGGAAATCCCAGATGTGAAGAACTACAATTTGATCAAGACCTATCCAAGCTACTAGCAAATATTAGCACTGAAACGAAGCAGGATAACTTGTATGCGATCGTTCAACAGTTAACACAAGAAAATTGCCAATTTATCTCTCAGCAAACAGATAGTCTTCAACGGCAAATAGAGCAATTACCCTTTACTCATTCAACACTGCTCATTAAACTCAATTTTGCTAAAAGCTTAATTCGCATTCAAGATATCAATAAAGATGTACCTGATGTCAAAACTGAACAATTTCTGAAGAATACGATTCAACAAGCTAAAAATATAGGAGATTTAAGATCCGAATCCTATGCTTATGGTTATCTTGGTGAGTTATATGAAATATATGCAAAAGGTAAAGGTGAGTTATATGAAAAAAGTCAAATATGGAATTTAGCTAAAGAAAACACCGAGAAGGCTTTATTAATTGCTCAATCTTTATCTATCCCATCAGCACCGTCAGATATTGAATATTTATGGGAGTGGCAACTAGGCAGAATTTACAAATCTCAACTTCCACCAAGAATACAAACTCAAAATAAACAAATGAAGACAGAGAGTTTGCAAAACTTGGATAATGCTAACCAATTTTATCAAAAGGCGTATCTAACTTTGCAATCACTGCGGAGAGAATTAGTAGCTGGTAATCCTGATGCTCAATTCTCCTTTCAAAATGATATCGAGAGTATTTATCGAGATTATGTTAATTTGCTGTTATGGGATAGTAATCCTGAGCAAGAAAACTTATTGAAAGCTAGAGAAGTTATCTCTTCTTTACAAGCGGTAGAATTAGAAAATTTCCTACGTGCAGCCTGTCCCGAATTTAATTTAGAAGAAATTGATGCAATTGTTGATCAACAACCAGTAAAAACAGCGTTTTTATATCCAATTCTCTTGGATGATCGCATTGAAGTTATTCTCAAGTTACCCGACGCATCAAATTCTCTAAAAAATAAATCTTCAAGCAAAAATATTCCATCTACTTTAAGACATTACAGTAATTCCATAGACCAAGCTACAGTCAAACAACAAATCAAAGATTTGAATTTGCACACAGAACCAAATGAATATACTTTTAATGCTCTGATCAGAAAATTGCAAATTGATTTAGAGGAAGAGTATACATTTGAAGATTTAAAAAAAGAAGCTAACTTGGTCTATAAATGGCTCTTACAAAAGGCAGAAAAAGATATTAAAGAGGAACAGATTGATACATTAGTATTTGCTTTAGATACTAATTTACGTAACATTCCTTTAGCTGCATTAGTGGTAGATTATAACGAAAAGGAGAGAATAACCAAATACTTAATTGATGAATATGCGTTAGCACTAGCCCCAAGACTAGAAATTCCCAAAACCAAATCTCTTCAAGGTAAAGGACTGAGAATTTTAGCGGCAGGTTTAAAAGAACCAGACATAAACAGAAGAAAATATCCTGAACTAAATTATGTCCAACAGGAAATAAAGGCAATTGAAACAATACCTAATTCTGGCTTTTCTGTATCTCAGCTGATTGATAGTGACTTCAAAATAAACAACTTAAAAAGTCAAATTAATACGTTTGATTTTAATGTTATTCACTTAGCTACACACGGTGAGTTTAGTTCTAGCCCTGAGAAAACATTTCTCTTAGCTTATGATGACTTGATTAATATCAATCAGATTGGTAATATATTCCGCAGGCAAGCTCAAAGACAGCCTGAACCTGTTGAATTACTCGTATTAAGTGCGTGTGAAACTGCTACTGGTGATAAGCGAGCAACTTTAGGCATTTCTGGTGTGGGGGTTCGATCTGGGGCGCGTAGCGCTTTGGCTTCACTATGGACTTTGGATGATGAAGTCAGCGCTGATTTCACAAAGATATTTTACAAACAGTTAGTTGACTCCACAACCATTACAAAAGCTCAAGCATTAAAACAAGCTCAAAAACAACTTAAAGATTTACCAGGCCGTGAACATCCTAGATATTGGGCATCTTATATCTTGCTTGGCAACTGGCTTTAA
- a CDS encoding ShlB/FhaC/HecB family hemolysin secretion/activation protein → MRQLKFLLTLAAVGFSLPIQTRAIAEETVPRQNLLAQTNVPQNLPPPQDVLPAPSPSPELPTTPSAPPSPDNLLPTPTPNLPQQSDPKVPIKLLINKFQFRGSSVFKDEEKLLQAIEVFLFEESSNLLNEQAKCDRLKQLNQQPPPRKLPRNETDPPVELTFSQLLEARSAITQLYLCNGYITSGAVIPAGQELPPPPQAGAVTIEIVEGSLEDIQVIGNRRLGKDYIRSRLARGSQKPLNREKLLEALQILQLNPRIENLSAELAAGTRIGQNLLVVRVEEAKTFNAQIALDNNRSPAVGTFQRSLQLEETNLSGIGDTLSVGYANTDGSNEVNVSYTLPLTPQETTLAFNYGRGWSNVIEKPFDRLDISSESENYQLTLRHPLFRNPRQELALELALSHQQTQTFIGFDDIGPFPISPGADDEGRTRISALRFAQQWTDRGDRSVFALRSQFSVGLDFLGATINDYEPDSRFFAWKGQAQWVRLLGRNTFLVLRGELQLADRRLVSLEQFRLGGQASVRGFRQDALLADNGFFGSAEVRLPIKTFPEIQGSLQVIPFVDVGQVWNNFEGAELEPNPLVSTGLGLRFQMGDRFDARLDWGIPLVSVNSDKKTLQEQGIYFSLIWSLF, encoded by the coding sequence ATGCGTCAGCTTAAATTCTTACTTACACTAGCGGCTGTGGGGTTCAGCCTACCTATACAAACCAGAGCAATTGCTGAGGAAACAGTTCCCAGGCAAAACTTGCTTGCCCAGACTAACGTACCACAAAATTTACCTCCTCCCCAGGATGTCTTGCCTGCACCTTCTCCATCTCCTGAACTGCCAACAACGCCTTCCGCACCACCTTCTCCAGATAACTTACTACCTACACCTACTCCCAATCTCCCACAACAATCAGATCCTAAAGTACCGATTAAGTTATTAATCAATAAGTTTCAATTTAGGGGTAGTTCAGTTTTTAAAGATGAGGAAAAATTACTCCAAGCAATTGAAGTTTTTCTGTTTGAAGAAAGCTCTAATTTATTAAATGAGCAGGCAAAATGCGATCGCCTAAAACAACTCAATCAACAGCCTCCCCCACGGAAACTACCTAGAAACGAAACTGACCCTCCCGTTGAACTCACATTTTCTCAGTTACTAGAAGCACGTTCTGCTATTACTCAGCTTTATTTATGTAATGGCTATATCACCTCTGGCGCGGTGATCCCAGCAGGGCAAGAACTCCCACCTCCACCCCAAGCTGGTGCGGTAACAATAGAAATAGTCGAGGGTTCTTTAGAAGATATCCAAGTTATTGGGAATCGGCGGTTAGGTAAAGACTATATTCGCTCTCGCCTAGCCAGGGGAAGTCAAAAACCTCTTAATCGTGAGAAGTTATTAGAAGCCCTACAAATATTACAACTTAATCCTCGGATAGAAAATTTATCGGCTGAGTTAGCTGCTGGTACTCGTATAGGTCAGAATTTACTCGTCGTGCGAGTTGAAGAAGCCAAAACATTTAACGCTCAGATCGCCCTTGATAATAATCGTTCTCCCGCCGTGGGTACTTTCCAACGTAGCCTTCAGTTAGAAGAGACAAATCTGAGCGGGATAGGAGATACGTTGAGCGTTGGTTACGCCAACACTGATGGTAGTAATGAAGTGAATGTCAGCTATACTTTACCTTTAACTCCCCAAGAAACTACCTTAGCTTTCAACTACGGGAGGGGTTGGAGTAATGTAATTGAAAAACCTTTTGACAGGCTAGATATTTCTTCTGAGTCTGAGAATTATCAACTGACACTGCGCCATCCATTGTTTCGCAATCCTCGTCAAGAATTGGCCTTGGAATTGGCTTTATCCCATCAACAAACTCAAACCTTTATCGGATTTGATGATATCGGCCCTTTCCCTATTTCACCAGGAGCTGATGATGAGGGACGGACTCGTATCTCTGCGTTGCGTTTTGCTCAACAGTGGACTGATCGTGGCGATCGCTCTGTTTTTGCTCTCCGTTCTCAGTTCAGTGTAGGACTTGATTTTCTGGGTGCAACAATTAATGATTACGAACCAGACAGCCGCTTTTTTGCTTGGAAAGGACAGGCTCAATGGGTACGTCTTTTAGGTAGAAATACATTCTTAGTGCTGCGTGGCGAGTTGCAATTAGCAGACCGAAGACTTGTGTCTCTAGAGCAGTTTCGTCTTGGTGGTCAAGCAAGTGTAAGAGGCTTTCGTCAAGATGCTTTACTTGCAGATAATGGATTCTTCGGTTCCGCAGAAGTCCGCTTACCAATTAAAACTTTTCCTGAAATTCAAGGCTCATTACAAGTCATACCTTTTGTTGATGTGGGTCAAGTTTGGAATAACTTCGAGGGTGCTGAACTTGAGCCAAATCCTCTGGTGTCTACGGGTTTAGGTTTGCGTTTTCAAATGGGCGATCGCTTTGACGCACGTCTAGATTGGGGTATTCCCTTAGTATCTGTTAATTCTGATAAAAAAACTTTACAGGAACAGGGCATTTATTTTTCTCTCATATGGAGCCTCTTTTAA
- a CDS encoding acetolactate synthase large subunit, which produces MNTAELLVKCLENEGVEYVFGLPGEENLHVLEALRHSSIKFITTRHEQGAAFMADVYGRLTGKAGVCLSTLGPGATNLMTGVADANLDGAPLVAITGQVGTDRMHIESHQYLDLVAMFAPVTKWNKQIVRPSITPEVVRKAFKRSQTEKPGAVHIDLPENIAAMPVEGKPLHKDNNIEKTYASFASIRAAAAAISQAVNPLILVGNGAIRANASDAVTQFATQMNIPVANTFMGKGVIPYTHPLALWSVGLQQRDFITCGFDNTDLVIAIGYDLIEFSPKKWNPEGKIPIVHIGADGAEIDSSYIPKVQVIGDISDSLVEILKVADRQGKPNPYAISLRGNIRADYEQYANDDGYPIKPQKLIYDLRQVMGPDDIVISDVGAHKMWMARHYHCHSPNTCIISNGFAAMGIAIPGALAAKLVYPNRKVVAATGDGGFMMNCQELETALRVGTPFVTLIFNDGGYGLIEWKQENHFGKGHSSFVHFGNPDFVKLAESMGLKGYRVESALDLIPVLKEALAQDVPAVIDCPVDYRENSRFTQKAGELNCSV; this is translated from the coding sequence ATGAATACAGCAGAATTACTAGTCAAGTGTTTAGAAAATGAGGGTGTTGAATATGTTTTTGGTCTTCCTGGCGAAGAAAATTTACACGTTTTAGAAGCGCTTAGACATTCATCTATCAAGTTTATCACAACTCGCCATGAACAGGGTGCAGCTTTCATGGCAGATGTTTACGGACGTTTGACGGGGAAAGCTGGCGTATGTCTTTCTACCTTGGGGCCTGGGGCGACTAATTTAATGACTGGGGTAGCAGATGCTAATTTAGATGGTGCGCCGTTGGTGGCGATTACTGGGCAAGTGGGAACAGATAGAATGCACATCGAATCCCATCAATATTTAGATTTGGTGGCGATGTTTGCTCCGGTAACTAAGTGGAATAAACAGATTGTCCGTCCTAGCATTACACCGGAAGTTGTGCGTAAAGCCTTTAAGCGATCGCAAACTGAAAAACCCGGTGCAGTTCACATCGATTTACCAGAAAATATTGCCGCGATGCCCGTAGAGGGCAAACCTTTACATAAAGATAATAATATCGAAAAAACCTACGCTTCATTTGCTAGTATTCGCGCCGCCGCCGCCGCTATTTCTCAAGCGGTTAACCCCTTAATCTTGGTAGGTAATGGGGCAATCAGGGCTAACGCTAGTGATGCTGTAACCCAATTTGCCACGCAAATGAATATACCTGTGGCTAATACTTTCATGGGTAAAGGTGTGATTCCCTACACCCATCCTTTAGCTTTATGGTCGGTAGGATTGCAACAGCGAGATTTTATCACTTGCGGCTTTGATAACACCGATTTAGTAATTGCGATCGGCTATGATTTAATTGAATTTTCACCTAAGAAATGGAATCCAGAAGGGAAAATTCCTATTGTCCATATTGGGGCAGATGGTGCGGAAATTGATAGTAGTTATATCCCAAAAGTGCAAGTAATAGGAGATATTTCTGATTCCTTAGTAGAAATATTAAAAGTAGCAGATAGACAAGGTAAACCTAATCCTTATGCTATCAGCTTGAGAGGAAATATTCGCGCAGATTATGAGCAATATGCCAACGATGATGGTTATCCTATTAAACCGCAAAAATTGATTTATGATTTGCGGCAGGTAATGGGGCCAGATGATATTGTTATTTCTGATGTCGGCGCTCATAAAATGTGGATGGCTCGTCATTATCATTGCCATAGTCCTAACACTTGTATTATTTCTAATGGCTTTGCAGCAATGGGGATTGCTATTCCTGGTGCTTTGGCTGCCAAACTCGTATATCCAAACCGCAAAGTAGTAGCGGCTACTGGTGATGGTGGCTTTATGATGAATTGCCAGGAATTAGAAACCGCTTTACGAGTAGGTACACCATTTGTCACCTTAATTTTCAATGATGGCGGCTATGGTTTAATTGAATGGAAACAAGAAAATCATTTTGGTAAAGGTCACTCATCTTTTGTACATTTTGGCAATCCAGACTTTGTTAAATTAGCCGAAAGTATGGGTTTGAAAGGTTATAGAGTTGAATCAGCTTTAGACTTAATTCCTGTACTCAAAGAAGCCTTAGCGCAAGATGTACCTGCTGTCATCGATTGTCCGGTAGATTATCGAGAAAATAGCCGTTTTACACAAAAAGCTGGTGAGTTAAATTGTTCTGTTTAG
- a CDS encoding filamentous hemagglutinin N-terminal domain-containing protein yields the protein MKLGYWCIGMALATTSAIISNGNKAIAQIIPDSSLGVENSVVTPNIDIRGITSDLIDGGAIRGANLFHSFQEFNIREGRGAYFTNPTGIENIFSRVTGGNASHIYGKLGVLGDANLFLLNPHGILFGPNASLDLTGSFLGSTGNSFNFGNGLEFSATNPKAAPLLSVSVPLGVQFNQGQPKAIANSAHLSVGTGQNLTLLGGTVASTGQLSAGGEIAVAAVPGNSIVNVNSSGQLLNIDTSSIATGEGSALADLLLNSDTQFHPGLTVNSNGQVEVTESGLSVTDGDVVAKNVVAQTAILTAYNNLTLVESLIGTNGDLNLLAGDTVQVRDSAANPFVAQAGGKLLVQGRQGVDIFALNNSNSGLVSGGDLILRSANTVGGDAHYWAGGNFRIEQMDGSLGGLFSPYDPIIRAAGDVSFASYRGASLHILAGGSVTINGNVEIIGADANALTETVPLSQTLPDGTSSVRINGIEQPTLDIRAGVRADAIGTSTSRIEGILTDVSAITGQNPNEIVNRQLGNEPTSANITIGSIVNTRVNGQIFLTNQYQQNPNLAGGLIEITDGTVDPEAPTLGSFSIRAYGNPVTIDARGNVQVNGIITGRGDGNGGNVKILSDGDINTTGGNILSRSSGRAGDVTLQAIGNINSGNIEASNNSNTNDRNNFSTITLRSSRGSVFLAQVQLEASNSGSDFAGDINIFAPQGNVEITGNGSTNRGDETILTDGYFGRINIEAGGQVSITNSTVTAQAKNPNGRVLPAPGQSINPQAGNIEITSQNGDIRILNSLVNSSTSVQVQQNGNNINVDAGNININARNGSVSVVSSKGESRIFSRNEGGRGNAGNVTITANSGTVTIDGSQENALPTVGTDVTQGGIGNGGERLDITARSVRIQDGAIVAASILSGNGGRRPDGTTIAAQAGNVTITATDTVSVTGNSVVFSEVVGQSVGNGGTVNITAPNVTLNQGTLATVVREGGQGRGGNINITTQMLSLENGSIVATSTFGNSTLGVPGGAGNVNIRPINSEEINTVKVDGQGNNRWSFLVPSIRGDRNSDFIPSAILSTVEAPAQGTNNGGIIDIKTGSLFVTEFARLITSTFAQGKAGNLIINAANQVTFDGGFAFATVETPTQTQARITGQGGDININTGSFFVRNGAQVQALTRGRGDAGKITINASNSVNISGNSSRLLTSAEPGSIGSGGDITIGSEIRPHLFRISDGADLTASTNNTQTAGNIEINANRVEAINGGQLIAQTNVQGGGAAGTITVNAGRRVTINGNPEVATGFFVSSQSSVSQAGDINVNSPIVFLDNNGRLNANSGRGNGGNINLNNGTLLLLRRNSLISTNAGTGGNRGNGGRINVNYPEGFVIAGFRRNNDIAADSFQDYAGRVTINALGVVNIEALSREELQRRLPDTPLVNLNPQDLPTNDATANSLTNPAGAGIVEINGIIADPTRGTIQLPEDLGDSSKLIAQSCRVGVQGAASSFVITGRGGLPPSPNSALSTDTFLGSAANTSGEQTTSTPAPLREAQGVEIGSRGQLILTARPSTFTPDPSKPVFNSCNGL from the coding sequence ATGAAACTAGGGTATTGGTGTATAGGTATGGCTCTGGCTACAACTAGCGCCATAATATCAAATGGGAATAAAGCGATCGCACAAATTATCCCAGATAGCAGCTTGGGGGTAGAAAATTCGGTAGTCACACCCAATATTGATATTAGAGGTATCACGAGCGATCTCATTGATGGAGGGGCAATTCGTGGTGCTAACCTCTTCCATAGTTTTCAAGAGTTCAACATTAGAGAGGGACGAGGAGCCTATTTTACTAATCCGACGGGAATCGAGAACATTTTCAGCCGAGTGACTGGGGGTAATGCTTCTCATATCTATGGCAAACTCGGTGTACTAGGCGATGCCAATTTATTTCTGCTCAATCCTCACGGGATTCTCTTTGGCCCCAACGCTTCCTTAGACTTGACGGGTTCATTTTTAGGCAGTACAGGTAACAGTTTTAATTTTGGTAACGGACTAGAGTTTAGTGCCACAAATCCCAAAGCTGCGCCATTGCTCAGTGTATCAGTTCCTTTGGGAGTGCAGTTTAACCAGGGACAACCAAAAGCGATCGCCAACTCCGCCCACCTCAGCGTAGGTACAGGGCAGAACCTCACCCTGTTGGGAGGTACAGTTGCTAGTACAGGGCAATTATCCGCAGGAGGAGAAATTGCAGTTGCCGCCGTACCCGGTAATAGTATTGTCAATGTCAATTCATCGGGACAGTTACTCAATATAGATACTTCTTCAATAGCCACTGGAGAAGGTTCTGCTCTGGCTGATTTATTACTCAACAGCGATACACAATTCCATCCAGGGCTGACGGTAAATAGCAATGGACAGGTGGAAGTGACTGAATCGGGCTTGTCTGTAACAGATGGTGATGTGGTAGCGAAGAATGTCGTAGCCCAGACAGCAATACTCACAGCCTATAACAATTTAACTCTGGTAGAAAGTTTGATCGGGACGAATGGCGATTTAAACCTGCTAGCAGGGGATACAGTACAGGTACGAGATAGTGCGGCGAATCCCTTTGTAGCCCAAGCTGGAGGAAAGTTATTAGTTCAAGGTAGACAAGGAGTTGATATTTTTGCCTTGAATAATTCTAATAGTGGGTTGGTATCGGGTGGGGATTTAATATTGCGATCGGCTAACACAGTCGGCGGTGATGCTCACTACTGGGCTGGTGGGAATTTCCGCATTGAACAAATGGATGGCAGTTTAGGAGGTTTGTTCAGTCCTTACGATCCCATTATTCGAGCGGCTGGAGATGTGAGTTTTGCAAGCTATCGAGGGGCTTCGCTGCACATTCTCGCTGGTGGGAGTGTCACAATTAACGGCAATGTTGAAATTATAGGTGCAGATGCAAATGCACTTACCGAAACAGTACCTTTATCACAAACACTACCAGATGGAACTTCATCAGTCCGGATTAATGGCATAGAACAACCAACTTTGGATATTCGGGCGGGTGTACGTGCAGATGCGATCGGTACTAGTACTAGTAGAATCGAAGGTATTCTTACTGATGTATCTGCTATTACAGGACAAAATCCTAATGAAATTGTCAACCGCCAATTAGGTAATGAACCAACAAGCGCGAACATCACAATCGGAAGCATTGTTAACACAAGAGTTAATGGTCAAATATTTTTAACTAATCAATATCAGCAAAATCCCAATCTAGCTGGCGGTTTGATTGAAATTACAGATGGGACTGTAGATCCAGAAGCCCCTACTTTAGGCTCCTTCTCAATCCGTGCTTACGGTAATCCAGTCACGATAGATGCTAGAGGAAATGTGCAGGTTAATGGCATCATTACTGGTAGAGGCGATGGTAACGGTGGAAATGTCAAAATTCTCAGTGACGGAGATATCAATACTACAGGTGGAAATATACTATCAAGAAGCAGTGGGCGTGCTGGTGATGTGACTCTTCAAGCGATTGGTAATATTAATTCTGGTAATATTGAAGCTTCTAATAATAGCAATACTAATGATAGAAACAATTTCAGTACAATCACACTTCGTTCATCACGAGGCTCTGTTTTCTTGGCTCAAGTTCAGCTAGAAGCTAGTAATAGTGGTTCAGATTTTGCAGGAGATATTAACATTTTTGCTCCTCAAGGGAATGTAGAAATCACTGGAAATGGAAGTACAAATCGTGGAGACGAAACTATTCTTACTGATGGATATTTTGGAAGAATTAATATTGAAGCTGGCGGTCAAGTATCTATCACTAATAGTACAGTGACAGCCCAAGCTAAGAACCCAAATGGAAGAGTGTTACCTGCCCCAGGACAAAGTATAAATCCTCAAGCGGGAAATATTGAAATTACTTCCCAAAACGGGGATATTAGGATACTTAACTCCCTTGTAAATAGCAGCACTAGTGTGCAAGTACAGCAAAATGGCAACAACATCAACGTAGATGCAGGCAACATCAACATTAATGCCAGAAATGGCTCTGTATCTGTTGTATCTTCTAAAGGTGAATCTAGAATTTTCAGCAGAAATGAGGGTGGACGAGGGAATGCAGGCAATGTGACGATAACAGCTAATAGTGGTACGGTTACTATCGATGGATCTCAAGAGAATGCTCTCCCCACTGTAGGTACTGATGTAACACAAGGTGGAATAGGAAACGGCGGCGAGAGACTCGATATTACAGCACGCTCAGTTCGTATTCAAGATGGGGCGATAGTAGCAGCTAGCATTCTCAGTGGAAATGGAGGAAGAAGACCAGATGGAACAACAATTGCAGCACAGGCTGGCAATGTGACTATTACGGCAACTGATACGGTTTCTGTAACTGGCAATAGTGTGGTTTTCAGCGAGGTAGTTGGACAATCAGTTGGTAACGGTGGCACAGTTAATATAACTGCTCCCAACGTGACTCTCAACCAAGGTACTTTAGCTACTGTTGTTAGAGAAGGAGGTCAGGGTAGGGGGGGTAATATAAATATCACAACTCAAATGCTGTCTTTAGAAAATGGCAGTATAGTAGCTACTAGCACTTTCGGTAATAGCACCCTTGGTGTTCCAGGTGGCGCTGGCAATGTAAATATTAGACCCATTAATTCTGAAGAAATTAATACTGTTAAAGTTGATGGTCAAGGTAATAATAGATGGAGTTTTTTAGTACCGAGTATTCGGGGTGATCGTAATAGCGATTTTATTCCTAGTGCAATCTTAAGCACAGTAGAAGCACCAGCACAAGGGACAAATAATGGCGGCATAATTGATATTAAAACTGGCTCGCTTTTTGTTACTGAATTTGCTCGATTGATTACTAGCACTTTTGCACAGGGAAAAGCCGGCAATTTAATTATTAATGCGGCTAACCAAGTTACCTTTGATGGAGGTTTTGCCTTCGCCACAGTTGAAACTCCCACACAAACACAAGCACGTATTACTGGTCAAGGCGGAGACATCAACATCAACACTGGCTCCTTCTTTGTTCGCAATGGCGCTCAAGTGCAAGCCCTCACTAGGGGACGGGGGGATGCTGGGAAAATAACAATTAATGCTTCTAATTCTGTCAATATTTCTGGAAATTCTAGCAGATTATTAACTTCCGCAGAACCCGGTTCTATAGGATCTGGTGGCGATATCACTATAGGGAGTGAAATACGACCTCATCTTTTTCGCATATCAGATGGTGCTGACTTAACTGCAAGTACTAATAACACTCAAACAGCAGGCAACATTGAAATAAATGCTAATAGAGTTGAAGCTATTAATGGCGGACAACTGATTGCTCAAACCAACGTTCAAGGTGGAGGAGCAGCAGGTACAATCACTGTCAATGCTGGTAGGCGGGTAACTATCAATGGGAATCCTGAAGTTGCAACTGGCTTTTTTGTTAGTTCTCAAAGCTCAGTGAGTCAAGCAGGCGATATTAATGTTAACTCACCCATCGTGTTTTTAGACAACAATGGCAGGTTGAATGCTAACTCTGGTAGAGGTAATGGGGGTAATATCAATTTGAACAATGGGACTTTACTACTGTTGCGTCGTAACAGTCTCATCTCAACTAATGCAGGTACTGGTGGGAATCGGGGCAATGGTGGCAGAATCAATGTCAATTACCCTGAAGGTTTTGTGATTGCTGGTTTTCGCAGAAATAACGACATTGCGGCTGACTCTTTTCAGGACTATGCTGGCAGAGTCACAATTAATGCTCTTGGTGTTGTAAATATAGAAGCGTTAAGTCGAGAAGAATTACAACGCCGATTACCTGACACCCCACTAGTAAACTTAAACCCTCAAGACTTACCAACTAACGATGCCACGGCAAACTCACTGACAAACCCTGCTGGAGCGGGGATTGTAGAAATTAATGGCATCATTGCAGACCCCACACGCGGGACGATTCAGTTACCAGAAGATTTAGGTGATTCTTCTAAATTGATTGCCCAAAGTTGTCGAGTAGGTGTGCAGGGGGCTGCTAGTAGCTTTGTCATCACTGGACGCGGAGGATTACCGCCTAGTCCTAATTCTGCTCTCAGCACTGATACTTTTTTAGGCAGTGCGGCAAATACTTCTGGTGAACAGACCACTTCCACCCCAGCACCTTTACGAGAAGCGCAAGGTGTGGAGATTGGGTCTAGAGGACAGCTTATTTTGACTGCTCGTCCCTCTACTTTCACACCTGATCCTTCAAAACCTGTATTCAACAGTTGCAATGGACTATAA